The following are from one region of the Trichoderma breve strain T069 chromosome 5, whole genome shotgun sequence genome:
- a CDS encoding NADH-ubiquinone oxidoreductase b12 subunit family domain-containing protein, translating to MLATRALRAAHGPKPNITGFNMRALKEATGQPRYDPWERAEAWRYKGTFSRWNRFRSGFPGLGIASVAFAGYCAYEYLFLNDEHHGEGHGEGHH from the exons AGCACTCCGAGCGGCCCACGGGCCCAAGCCCAACATCACCGGCTTCAACATGCGAGCCCTCAAAGAGGCCACTGGTCAGCCCCGATACGACCCTTGGGAGAGAGC CGAGGCATGGCGATACAAGGGCACCTTTTCCAGATGGAACCGATTCAGGAGCGGCTTCCCCGGCTTGGGAATCGCGTCTGTTGCATTCGCCGGATACTGCGCCTACGAGTACCTCTTCCTCAATGACGAACACCACGGCGAGGGACATGGCGAGGGGCACCACTAG
- a CDS encoding aminotransferase class-III domain-containing protein codes for MPALRAAQALRPAIRSSLRVSSSSSSFLNRSLAVRMASSKAFVQGEPDAPVLKASIPGPQSSKRIAELSEVFDTRSINMMTDYTKSVGNYIADPDGNYLLDVYAQIASIPVGYNNPALAKAASTPDMVNAIINRPALGNFPSHDWAEILKTGILKVAPKGLNNVFTAMAGSDANETAFKAAFIYRRQQERGGPDVEFTQEELDSAMNNQAPGASSLSILSFKTAFHGRLFGTLSTTRSKPIHKVDIPAFDWPQASFPKLKYPLEDHVEENAKIEQASLDEVEKLIKTWHIPPAAVIVEPIQSEGGDNHATPNFFRGLRALTRKHNVLLIVDEVQTGVGATGKFWAHDHWNLQDPPDMVTFSKKAQTAGFYYGNPELRPNKPYRQFNTWMGDPARALLFRAIIGEIERLDLVNHTARVGDYLFTKLEGLQRKYPEQFQDLRGKGQGTFIAFDNPKRDQFLAKAKEFGINIGGSGASAVRLRPMLTFQEHHVDILVDALEKIVKAL; via the exons ATGCCTGCCCTCCGTGCTGCTCAGGCATTGCGTCCTGCCATCCGATCTTCTCTGCGcgtttcctcctcctcctcctctttcttgaaCCGCAGCCTCGCCGTCAGAATGGCTTCATCCAAGGCCTTTGTCCAGGGCGAGCCCGATGCCCCTGTGCTCAAGGCCAGCATCCCCGGACCCCAGAGCTCCAAGAGGATCGCCGAGCTGAGCGAGGTGTTTGACACGcgcagcatcaacatgaTGACCGACTACACCAAGAGCGTGGGCAACTACATTGCCGACCCCGATGGCAACTACCTGCTCGACGT CTATGCCCAGATCGCCTCCATCCCCGTTGGCTACAACAATCCCGCCCTGGCAAAGGCCGCGTCCACGCCCGACATggtcaacgccatcatcaaccgcCCTGCCCTGGGCAACTTCCCCTCGCACGACTGGGCCGAGATCCTCAAGACGGGCATCCTCAAGGTGGCGCCCAAGGGCCTCAACAACGTCTTCACCGCCATGGCCGGCTCCGACGCCAACGAGACCGCCTTCAAGGCCGCCTTCATCTACCGCCGCCAGCAGGAGCGCGGCGGCCCCGACGTCGAATTCACCCAGGAGGAGCTCGACTCCGCCATGAACAACCAGGCGCCCGGAGCAtcgtctctctccatcctgTCCTTCAAGACCGCCTTCCACGGCCGCCTGTTCGGAACCCTGTCCACGACCCGCTCCAAGCCCATCCACAAGGTCGACATCCCCGCCTTCGACTGGCCCCAGGCGAGCTTCCCCAAGCTCAAGTACCCCCTGGAGGACCACGTCGAGGAGAACGCAAAGATTGAGCAGGCCAGCCTTGATGaggtcgagaagctcatcaagACGTGGCACATCCCCCCCGCGgccgtcatcgtcgagcCCATCCAGAGCGAGGGCGGCGACAACCACGCCACCCCCAACTTCTTCCGCGGCCTGCGCGCCCTGACCCGGAAGCACAAcgtcctcctcatcgtcgaCGAGGTCCAGACGGGCGTCGGCGCCACGGGCAAGTTCTGGGCCCACGACCACTGGAACCTCCAGGACCCCCCGGACATGGTCACCTTCTCCAAGAAGGCCCAGACGGCCGGCTTCTACTACGGCAACCCGGAGCTGCGGCCCAACAAGCCCTACCGCCAGTTCAACACCTGGATGGGCGACCCGGCCCGCGCCCTGCTCTTCCGCGCCATCATCGGCGAGATTGAGCGCCTCGACCTCGTCAACCACACCGCCCGCGTCGGCGACTACCTCTTCACCAAGCTCGAGGGCCTGCAGCGCAAGTACCCGGAGCAGTTCCAGGACCTGCGCGGCAAGGGCCAGGGCACCTTTATCGCCTTTGACAACCCCAAGCGCGACCAGTTTttggcaaaggccaaggagtTTGGCATCAACATTGGCGGCAGCGGAGCCAGCGCCGTGCGTCTGCGTCCTATGTTGACGTTCCAGGAGCACCACGTCGATATCTTGGTGGATGCCctggagaagattgtcaAGGCTCTGTAA
- a CDS encoding sas10/Utp3/C1D family domain-containing protein, which translates to MAKKRKASRAAESSGPKELDPADARLKVNTYEDVANSEDEFFMNRDTIMFDDEPNMKRRRKGEEEIDFSDEEVLGYEDSDSEKKTRPSKSKRKAAAVHDDSEDEENGAEGEEGEEEGWWGASKKEYYNADNIETEADALEEETEAKRLQQKKLSKMAEEDFIFDGDEWLAAEQEEQESAETVTEVLKEVEITDDMGPEERLKLLSARYPEFDYLVKDFQELQPQLEILRADAKASTGKSLAAIKYWVLGCYVASLASYLAILTSPARDAAKAQKTIDPAELRDHDVMETLVQCREAWERVKDMRSLSTADASLAQDIDSIPEADEYESIVQTKKKTKKAKESAASAASKAKKLAKAKEIEETVADLYDLPINTKSKAKSKDKTLREQDDDSSDFGEEETLDARAAADKAARKKSLKFYTSQIVQKANRRAGAGRDAGGDMDIPHRERLRDRQARLLAEAEKRGKRDSKLGAALGEDSDEEDSKTANALRDDEDEYYDMVAHGSKAKKDDKAARFAAYAAASKADRVVETEVIGEDGKRKITYAIQKNKGLAPRRSKDVRNPRVKRRKQFEAKQKKLKSMKPVWQGGEPKGGYRGEVSGINATVIKSTKL; encoded by the coding sequence AtggcaaaaaagagaaaggcttCCCGCGCCGCCGAGTCCAGCGGGCCAAAAGAGCTGGACCCGGCAGACGCTCGCCTCAAGGTCAACACATACGAAGATGTGGCCAACTCAGAAGACGAATTCTTCATGAACCGAGACACAATCATGTTCGACGACGAGCCCAACATGAAGCGCCGGagaaagggagaggaagagattgactTCTCAGACGAAGAAGTATTAGGATACGAAGACTCAGattcagaaaagaagaccCGGCCGAGCAAATCAAAACGAAAGGCTGCCGCAGTGCACGATGAttcagaagatgaagagaacggggctgaaggagaggagggtgaAGAGGAGGGATGGTGGGGTGCATCTAAGAAGGAATACTACAACGCCGATAACATCGAGACCGAGGCCGATGCTCTCGAGGAAGAAACAGAGGCCAAGAGAttgcagcaaaagaagctgtcaaagatggcagaagAGGATTTCATCTTTGACGGAGACGAGTGGCTTGCcgctgagcaagaagaacaagaaagcGCAGAAACCGTGACCGAGGTTCTCAAGGAGGTCGAGATCACCGACGACATGGGTCCCGAGGAGCGATTGAAGCTATTGTCTGCTCGATATCCGGAGTTTGACTATCTCGTCAAGGACTTCCAAGAGCTGCAGCCCCAGCTAGAGATCTTAAGGGCAGATGCCAAGGCTTCGACTGGCAAGTCTCTGGCAGCCATCAAATACTGGGTGCTTGGCTGCTACGTTGCCTCACTGGCTAGTTACCTGGCCATCCTAACATCACCGGCCCGAGACGCCGCCAAGGCACAGAAGACAATTGATCCTGCCGAGCTTCGTGACCACGATGTGATGGAGACCTTGGTCCAATGCCGCGAGGCCTGGGAGCGAGTCAAGGACATGAGATCACTCAGCACCGCCGATGCATCATTGGCGCAAGACATTGATTCTATCCCTGAGGCGGACGAATATGAATCAATCGTACAGActaagaagaagaccaagaaggccaaggaaagtgcggcttctgctgcaagcaaggccaagaagctggcaaaggccaaggaaaTCGAGGAGACTGTCGCCGATCTTTATGACCTGCCTATCAACACGAAATCCAAGGCTAAGAGCAAGGATAAGACGCTGCGCGAACAGGATGACGACAGCTCAGAttttggcgaagaagaaactttGGATGCTCGTGCGGCTGCTGACAAGGCGGCAcgcaagaagagcttgaaatTTTACACATCCCAGATTGTTCAAAAGGCCAACCGTcgtgctggtgctggtcgTGACGCCGGTGGTGATATGGATATCCCTCACCGCGAGCGTCTTCGAGACCGTCAAGCTCGCCTCcttgccgaggccgagaagcgAGGAAAGAGGGATTCCAAGTTGGGCGCCGCCCTCGGCGAGGAtagcgacgaagaagactcCAAGACTGCCAACGCACTTcgtgatgacgaggatgagtaCTATGACATGGTGGCTCACggctccaaggccaagaaggacgacaaGGCTGCTCGATTCGCCGCCTATGCCGCCGCAAGCAAGGCCGACAGGGTGGTGGAAACCGAGGTCATCGGCGAGGACGGCAAGCGCAAGATTACATATGCCAtccagaagaacaagggcCTGGCACCCAGGAGAAGCAAGGACGTGCGAAACCCCAGAGTCAAGAGGAGAAAGCAGTTCGaggccaagcagaagaagctgaagagcatGAAGCCGGTGTGGCAGGGCGGCGAGCCCAAGGGAGGTTACCGAGGAGAGGTCAGTGGTATCAATGCCACCGTTATCAAGAGCACCAAGCTGTAG
- a CDS encoding thiF family domain-containing protein: protein MEQQPNNGVSEAGAAPILDTNGGASAMNPDAMAAMIMSTQGFMPDGSLAATAITDPSIMAPIMFNNGNPAAGLALPDRAITADEIALYDRQIRLWGMAAQAKIQSANILLITIRALANEIAKNLVLAGVGSLTVLDNAVVTEADLGAQFLLSEIEDPVGQNRAEAASAALRKLNPRVQIHVDAEGVKAKGPSYFAGFDIVITTDLDPDSFNLINTATRLNGKAFYAAGTHGMYGFIFSDLIEHDYVIERDLGNVATEPKQETRTRSIVDVKTKKEGPKVIESVTKRELYSTWFLASDVASLPEEYTKSKRRLRSVSPTLSCLRALWEFMQIQGGRLPGNREDLKLFTQIATQKHKALNLPSETLKPEFLRSFLQNLGSEIAPVTAILGGQLAQDVINVLGQKQQPIQNMVIFDGTTMEALMYPLHPEGILGANLLSLGGPVDPMAPNGGMMMPPDMPLGLDASMVMPPLDPTTLAQSHGMPMGILPAVTGADLAGHVAIPQPDAGQVPVSAVGTEPVSAPPAEPQATTSANDSTDAPAQAAP, encoded by the exons ATGGAGCAACAGCCGAATAACGGCGTCAGTGAAGCCGGCGCAGCACCCATACTAGACACCAACGGCGGCGCTTCTGCAATGAATCCcgatgccatggctgccatgatCATGTCCACCCAAGGCTTCATGCCAGACGGCTCTCTCGCGGCCACGGCCATCACAGATCCCTCCATCATGGCTCCTATAATGTTCAACAACGGAAATCCCGCTGCCGGCCTCGCTTTGCCCGACAGGGCCATCACAGCAG ATGAAATCGCCCTCTACGACCGGCAGATCCGCCTCTGGGGCATGGCCGCCCAGGCCAAGATCCAAAGCGCAaacatcctcctcatcaccatcagAGCCCTCGCCAACGAGATCGCCAAGAACCTCGTCCTCGCCGGCGTCGGCTCCCTCACCGTGCTCGACAACGCCGTCGTCACAGAGGCCGACCTGGGCGCCCAGTTCCTCCTCTCCGAGATCGAGGACCCCGTTGGCCAGAACCGCGCCGAAGCCGCCAGCGCCGCGCTGCGCAAGCTGAATCCCCGTGTCCAGATCCACGTCGACGCAGAAGGGGTCAAGGCCAAAGGGCCCAGCTATTTCGCCGGCTtcgacatcgtcatcaccACGGATCTCGATCCCGACTcattcaatctcatcaacacGGCCACTCGCCTCAATGGCAAGGCGTTTTACGCTGCGGGAACACACGGCATGtatggcttcatcttcagcgaTCTGATAGAACACGACTACGTCATTGAGCGCGACCTCGGAAACGTCGCCACAGAGCCCAAGCAGGAAACGCGCACCAGGTCCATCGTCGAcgtcaagaccaagaaggaAGGCCCCAAAGTCATCGAGTCCGTCACAAAACGGGAGCTCTATTCCACCTGGTTCCTCGCCAGCGACGTCGCCAGCCTGCCTGAGGAGTACACAAAGTCCAAGCGCCGCCTAAGAAGCGTGTCCCCGACGCTCTCCTGTCTGCGCGCCCTGTGGGAGTTTATGCAGATCCAAGGCGGCCGTCTACCAGGCAACCGTGAGGATCTCAAGCTCTTCACCCAGATCGCCACGCAGAAGCACAAAGCGCTAAACCTCCCGAGTGAGACGCTCAAGCCCGAGTTCCTGCGCAGCTTCCTGCAGAACCTGGGCAGCGAAATCGCTCCCGTCACGGCCATCCTCGGCGGCCAGCTGGCGCAAGACGTCATCAACGTGCTgggccagaagcagcagcccatcCAAAACATGGTCATCTTCGACGGCACCACCATGGAGGCCCTCATGTACCCCCTGCACCCGGAGGGCATCCTCGGCGCAAACCTGCTCTCCCTCGGCGGCCCTGTCGACCCCATGGCTCCCAACGGgggcatgatgatgcctcCCGACATGCCCCTCGGCCTCGACGCCAGCATGGTCATGCCACCGCTAGATCCCACCACCCTAGCCCAGTCGCACGGCATGCCCATGGGCATTCTTCCCGCCGTTACAGGCGCGGATCTGGCCGGTCACGTTGCCATTCCTCAGCCTGATGCCGGCCAAGTACCCGTATCAGCAGTTGGAACTGAACCCGTGTCTGCACCTCCAGCTGAGCCGCAAGCTACCACAAGCGCCAACGATTCAACAGACGCACCAGCCCAGGCCGCACCCTGA
- a CDS encoding voltage gated chloride channel domain-containing protein, with protein sequence MADRDGYGSASQPASPRLSRRPFPMRRQNSATEPDERSPLLLNNSRSRIRIHGGAASPRPNLSRDQSYSGDSSRGTRHHSRRSSWSARLVQAFSERSMSESKGSIFPDERVWYDQFTSTDWVHDTIADSYRVRALRSRKDFWGRVLTTIDGSQGWILSALCGFVIALIAYTVDAAESVFFDFKDGYCSRAWYFDEKRCCPGGRTECTDWKTWSQALHYHPFGEKWTDFLIYVACVVLFAVASCWVALWTKTVVPSAYPAGSGVAEVRVILSGFVLHGFLGLRTLILKMLSLILSVSSGLSIGKEGPFVHMATCVGNIACRLFAKYDRNDAKRREVLSAAAAAGVAVAFGAPLGGVLFGLEEVSYFFPAKTLFRTFFACIVAALSLKFLNPYGTHKIVMFEVRYLVDWEYFELGSFIFVGIVGGAMGALFIKASKHWAQTFRRIKAIKKYPMLEVFLVAVVTGLMSYWNPLTKVSVAKLLLNLASPCDRTKGDGLGLCPRSVDDIPEILSMLIIAFLIKGFLTVIAFGIKVPAGIYIPSMVVGGLMGRIVGHLAQWLVLVTPDWSPGVYGLIAAGATMCGVTRLSVTLAVILFELTGSLDYVLPFSLSILVAKWTADAIEPSSIYDLLTNMNTYPFLNNKHKPIFTGDLTELVRRLRRERVIDITNSPMVPASSLRTKLELLHRHGELDGGLPILREDVLVGLIPAPDLQFALDQLRDEGSNLCLMDQIPSIDDDDVGSEPDPTDFTQFIDPAPVALDIRSPIDLAYECFVKLGLRYVCVLRDGKYAGMIHKKTFVKYTRELEEEQGGH encoded by the exons ATGGCGGATCGAGATGGCTACGGGTCGGCGTCGCAGCCCGCGTCCCCCCGTTTGTCTCGCCGTCCATTTCCCATGCGTCGCCAGAACTCGGCAACTGAGCCTGACGAGCGCTCCCCACTGCTGCTGAACAATTCTCGGTCGCGGATTCGAATCCACGGCGGGGCAGCATCACCACGTCCCAATTTATCCCGCGATCAGAGCTACTCAGGAG ACAGCAGCCGCGGAACTCGACATCACAGTCGCCGCTCTTCTTGGAGCGCACGCCTCGTCCAAGCCTTCTCCGAACGGTCCATGTCAGAGTCCAAGGGCTCCATCTTCCCCGACGAGCGAGTGTGGTACGATCAGTTCACGAGCACCGACTGGGTGCACGATACAATCGCCGATTCCTATCGCGTGAGAGCACTTCGCAGCAGGAAGGATTTTTGGGGCCGAGTCTTGACAACCATCGATGGTAGCCAGGGATGGATTCTCAGTGCTCTCTGTGGCTTCGTTATCGCCTTGATAGCGTATACAGTCGACGCGGCCGAATCGGTCTTTTTTGATTTCAAAGATGGATATTGTTCGAGAGCGTGGTATTTTGACGAAAAG AGATGCTGCCCCGGTGGACGCACCGAGTGCACAGACTGGAAGACATGGTCCCAGGCACTGCATTATCATCCGTTTGGGGAGAAGTGGACAGACTTCCTCATCTACGTCGCCTGCGTCGTTCTCTTCGCGGTTGCTTCGTGCTGGGTCGCCCTGTGGACAAAGACGGTGGTTCCCTCGGCCTACC CCGCAGGCAGTGGTGTCGCCGAAGTCCGAGTCATCCTCAGCGGCTTCGTTCTTCACGGATTCCTCGGTTTGAGAACATTAatcttgaagatgctgtCACTGATTCTGAGCGTCTCTTCGGGGCTAAGCATTGGCAAAGAGGGTCCGTTCGTCCACATGGCGACCTGCGTTGGCAATATCGCATGTCGTCTTTTTGCAAAGTACGATCGCAACGATGCCAAGAGGCGAGAGGTTCTttcggctgctgcggctgcgggcGTGGCTGTTGCATTTGGAGCACCCTTGGGAGGTGTTTTGTTTGGTCTGGAAGAGGTGTCCTACTTCTTCCCGGCCAAAACCCTCTTCCGCACATTCTTTGCTTGCATCGTCGCCGCGCTGTCCCTCAAATTCTTGAACCCATACGGCACGCACAAGATTGTCATGTTCGAGGTCCGTTACCTGGTAGATTGGGAGTATTTTGAGCTGggatccttcatctttgtcggcatcgtcggcggCGCCATGGGAGCGCTCTTCATCAAGGCGTCCAAACACTGGGCACAAACGTTTCGCCggatcaaggccatcaagaaATACCCCATGCTGGAGGTGTTCCTCGTCGCGGTTGTGACTGGCCTTATGAGCTACTGGAATCCCTTGACCAAGGTCTCTGTCGCAAAGCTGCTTCTAAACTTGGCGTCTCCATGTGACCGCACCAAGGGTGATGGACTTGGGCTCTGCCCGAGATCGGTGGATGACATTCCCGAGATCTTGTCAATGTTGATTATTGCCTTTTTGATCAAGGGTTTCTTGACCGTCATCGCCTTTGGAATT AAAGTCCCCGCCGGTATTTATATCCCATCCATGGTGGTCGGCGGCTTAATGGGACGGATTGTAGGTCACCTGGCACAGTGGCTGGTGCTCGTCACACCCGACTGGAGC CCCGGCGTTTATGGTCTGATTGCTGCCGGTGCAACCATGTGCGGTGTCACGCGGCTGTCAGTGACGTTGGCTGTCATTCTGTTTGAGCTCACTGGCAGTCTCGACTATGTGCTGCCATTCTCCCTGTCGATTCTTGTGGCCAAATGGACAGCAGATGCCATTGAGCCAAGCAGTATTTAT GACCTCCTTACAAACATGAATACTTATCCATTCTTGAACAACAAACACAAGCCCATCTTCACCGGCGACTTGACGGAACTCGTTCGGCGCTTACGAAGGGAGAGGGTGATTGATATTACGAATTCACCAATGGTTCCTGCCTCGAGTCTCCGCACCAAGCTCGAACTCCTTCATCGCCACGGTGAGCTCGATGGTGGTTTGCCTATCCTGAGGGAAGACGTCCTGGTGGGCCTCATTCCCGCTCCAGACCTTCAGTTTGCACTGGACCAGCTTCGAGATGAAGGCTCAAACCTCTGCTTGATGGATCAGATCCCTAGcatcgatgacgatgacgtTGGCAGCGAGCCCGATCCCACGGACTTTACGCAATTCATCGATCCG GCACCTGTTGCCCTAGATATCAGGTCGCCGATCGACCTGGCGTATGAGTGCTTTGTCAAGCTGGGTCTGCGCTACGTTTGCGTCTTGAGAGACGGCAAATATGCCGGCATG ATTCACAAAAAGACCTTCGTCAAGTATACTCGAGAActagaagaagagcaaggtgGCCATTAA
- a CDS encoding SRI (Set2 rpb1 interacting) domain-containing protein, with the protein MEDDENTTTRMEKVKLEDAADSGAHLESAARASTSTPKPRSSEAPSPASLDGTKSQSDSVGTPNSTAKPARSSRKSSQKPTAREVPLYTHLPDVTDESCQTFQVIPDCLYGSKHLGSTDNDALDCDCREEWRDGENFACGEDSDCINRATKMECSANAGNCGGGCQNRRFQRKQYADVTVIKTEKKGFGLRSNSALEPNDFIYEYIGEVINEPTFRRRMLQYDEEGIKHFYFMSLNKNEFVDATKKGNLGRFCNHSCSPNCFVDKWVVGDKLRMGIFALRKIRAGEELVFNYNVDRYGAEPQPCYCGEANCVGFIGGKTQTERATKLPTATVEALGIDGADSWDTHVPKKPRKKRPDEDDEEYVNSIQPRSLDEDDARKVMATLMQCKEKWIAVKLLERIQRCDEERVVHCVMRMHAYQILKTTLNTFIDDRNVVMQVLSILDKFPRLTRNKIQDSKIEATIQNLAESEHEDVASQSKKLLDEWSKLEVAYRIRRRKVDPNAPTQNIIDERRGQAREEEAAAAASQPTPKTASPRPIDAPKGPRRWFTAKDAGGNTYFYNKQGKSTWERPTQPAAEQTPKAPSKAIQEQLLIQSIIDKVTKEGTPKQPASQTPAPAEASPKEPKKDKWRSLPVEKQMKVYEHTVYPPVKHVLDKFRHKLPKEELKRLGKDVAKKLVASDYKNNRVNDPAAPLTEKQERNIKKYVKDFLDRAVAKFEAHHKRKASETSKKGPDTEQGANGKPTPDADKAGESPIDSPPEPEAAADDIVLSDVEDDSPDAPDRKRKRDIDAVEASAESPLDGPDMKRLKEDGADGATPPPPPPPPPENPGVNRTEAELALLKQEEELMRENEEAQRLDDEEQARKKEAASRSNPDGPAGQQTSMDEHGNARQQELLGH; encoded by the exons atggaggatgacgagaacACGACGACCAGAATGGAGAAAGTGAAGCTCGAGGATGCCGCCGACAGCGGCGCGCACTTGGAAAGCGCAGCGAGAGCCTCTACCTCAACCCCGAAGCCGCGGAGTAGCGAAGCCCCGTCCCCTGCCTCGCTGGATGGCACAAAGTCGCAGAGCGATAGCGTTGGAACTCCCAACTCGACGGCCAAGCCCGCGCGGTCGTCGCGCAAGTCGTCACAGAAGCCCACCGCTCGCGAGGTCCCCTTGTATACCCACCTCCCAGACGTTACCGACGAATCTTGCCAGACCTTTCAGGTCATCCCCGACTGTCTCTATGGATCCAAGCATCTGGGCTCGACCGACAATGACGCCCTCGACTGTGACTGCAGAGAAGAATGGC GAGATGGCGAGAATTTTGCCTGTGGCGAAGATTCAGACTGCATCAATCGCGCGACCAAGATGGAATGTAGCGCTAATGCGGGAAACTGTGGTGGCGGTTGTCAAAACAGGCGGTTTCAACGTAAACAGTACGCCGACGTGACAGTCATCAAGACTGAAAAGAAGGGCTTTGGCCTTCGCTCCAATTCAGCTCTAGAACCCAACGATTTCATTTATGAGTACATCGGAGAGGTTATCAATGAGCCGACTTTCCGGCGACGGATGCTCCAATATGACGAAGAGGGCATCAAGCACTTCTATTTCATGTCGCTCAACAAAAACGAGTTTGTGGACGCGACCAAAAAGGGAAACCTAGGTCGGTTCTGCAACCATTCATGCAGCCCCAATTGTTTTGTGGACAAGTGGGTGGTTGGTGATAAGCTTCGCATGGGCATTTTTGCTTTGCGCAAGATTCGAGCAGGCGAGGAGCTCGTCTTCAACTACAATGTTGACCGCTACGGCGCGGAACCTCAGCCATGCTACTGCGGAGAAGCGAACTGTGTCGGCTTCATTGGAGGGAAGACACAGACTGAGCGCGCTACCAAGCTGCCCACCGCTACTGTCGAGGCGCTGGGTATCGATGGCGCTGACAGTTGGGATACCCATGTCCCCAAGAAGCCCCGCAAGAAGCGTCctgacgaggatgatgaggagtATGTCAACAGCATACAGCCCAGAAGCttggatgaggacgatgcTCGCAAGGTCATGGCCACGTTGATGCAATGCAAGGAGAAGTGGATTGCAGTCAAGTTGCTTGAGCGAATCCAACGCTGTGACGAGGAACGCGTCGTTCATTGCGTGATGCGCATGCACGCATACCAAATCCTGAAAACCACCCTCAACACATTTATCGACGATCGCAACGTGGTCATGCAAGTCTTGTCAATCTTGGACAAGTTTCCCCGGTTGACGAGAAACAAGATCCAAGACTCCAAAATCGAGGCGACAATCCAAAACCTGGCCGAATCCGAACATGAAGACGTGGCCTCTCAGTCCaagaagctcctcgacgagTGGAGTAAGCTCGAAGTCGCCTACCGAATACGAAGGCGAAAAGTTGACCCCAACGCGCCGACACAAAATATCATTGATGAACGAAGGGGGCAGGCCCGTGAAGAggaggcggcagcggcagcgtcCCAGCCAACTCCCAAGACTGCGTCCCCACGTCCTATCGATGCCCCCAAGGGACCGCGAA GATGGTTTACCGCCAAGGATGCGGGCGGTAACACGTATTTTTACAACAAGCAGGGAAAATCAACTTGGGAGCGGCCCACACAGCCAGCCGCGGAACAGACGCCAAAGGCTCCGTCCAAGGCTATACAAGAGCAGCTACTCATTCAAAGCATCATTGACAAGGTGACAAAGGAGGGCACACCTAAGCAGCCAGCTTCGCAGACTCCGGCGCCAGCTGAGGCGTCTCCAAAGGagcccaagaaggacaagtGGCGGTCTCTACCGGTagagaagcagatgaaaGTCTACGAACACACG GTGTACCCCCCCGTGAAGCACGTATTGGACAAATTTCGACACAAGCTTCCCAAGGAAGAGCTAAAGAGGCTTGGAAAAGACGTCGCGAAGAAGCTTGTGGCATCTGATTACAAGAACAATCGCGTCAACGACCCTGCCGCGCCGCTTACCGAAAAGCAAGAGCGCAACATCAAGAAATACGTGAAAGACTTTTTGGACCGTGCAGTTGCCAAGTTTGAGGCACATCACAAAAGGAAGGCATCAGAGACTTCGAAGAAGGGCCCGGACACGGAGCAGGGTGCCAACGGGAAACCAACCCCCGACGCGGACAAGGCTGGCGAGAGCCCAATCGACTCTCCCCCAGAGCCAGAAGCTGCCGCGGATGACATTGTTCTTAGtgatgtggaagatgacTCGCCCGATGCCCCTGATCGTAAACGAAAGCGTGATATTGACGCCGTGGAAGCCTCTGCAGAATCGCCCCTTGATGGTCCTGACATGAAGAGGCTAAAGGAGGATGGTGCAGACGGTGCCACTCCTCCACccccgcctcctcctcctccagagAACCCTGGTGTAAATCGCACGGAGGCGGAACTGGCTTTGCTTaaacaagaagaggagctgATGCGAGAGAATGAGGAGGCGCAGAGgctcgacgacgaagagcaggcaaggaagaaagaggccgCCTCGCGGTCGAACCCAGATGGTCCGGCCGGACAGCAAACGTCCATGGACGAACATGGTAATGCCCGACAACAGGAGCTGTTGGGCCATTAA